In Stieleria varia, one genomic interval encodes:
- the ligA gene encoding NAD-dependent DNA ligase LigA translates to MSSPSKRIEELRREIRRLDHLYYVEATPAVSDLQYDRMLEELKRLEEQHPELRSEDSPTQRVGDAPVEHLNQVEHRVPMLSIDNTYSREELAAYFTRTEKLLEGESIAWVMEYKIDGVAASVRYENGVMTQGVTRGNGSVGDDITHNVRTIRDLPLRTTGESAPPVLEVRGEVYMTNEDLADLNERQVAAGQPPYKNTRNVTAGTIRLLDPAIAAQRNLRFFCHGVGEIDGLQSSDHMSFLNEVGELGIPPTPNVQLLADSKAALDAVAKLELEMPDLPFEVDGIVFKVNDFAQRERLGMRSKSPRWLIAYKFERYEATTTLEHISVQVGKTGTVTPVAHLTPVDIAETTVSRASLHNADEIQRLDVRVGDVVVVEKAGKIIPKVVRVEKHLRKTELEPFRFPTHCPECDTPLSRDEGGVYIRCSNPSCPAQLRQRLIYFGSRPGMDVDGLGEEFVDLLIQRDLVSNYADLYRLSVDQVAQLDWLKQRKGKDGAMVDVKVGEKNAANLINGIEASRKRGLARVLSSISIRHVGPRVARIITGKYETLEKLRGASVEDLAGIHEIGDAIAKSLHEFLHSDYGRETLDQLAEVGVELFDPETPQDATGGPLSGKSVVVTGTLQHYKRDEIKALIEKLGGRASGSISKNTDFLVAGEKAGSKLDKANQLGVQVLTETEFQQLVDESTSDLQG, encoded by the coding sequence ATGTCCTCACCCTCGAAACGCATCGAAGAACTTCGCCGGGAAATCCGCAGGCTGGATCACCTGTACTACGTCGAGGCAACGCCCGCGGTCAGCGATCTGCAGTACGATCGGATGCTGGAGGAACTGAAGCGTCTGGAGGAGCAGCATCCCGAGTTGCGATCCGAGGACTCGCCCACCCAACGCGTCGGTGATGCGCCGGTCGAACATCTCAATCAAGTCGAGCATCGTGTCCCGATGTTGTCGATCGACAACACGTACAGCCGAGAGGAGCTGGCGGCCTACTTCACGCGGACGGAAAAACTGCTCGAGGGTGAATCGATCGCTTGGGTGATGGAGTACAAGATCGACGGGGTCGCCGCATCGGTCCGCTACGAAAACGGTGTGATGACCCAGGGCGTCACTCGCGGCAACGGCAGCGTCGGCGATGACATCACGCACAACGTACGCACCATCCGCGACCTGCCGCTCAGAACCACCGGCGAGTCCGCCCCCCCGGTCCTGGAGGTGCGTGGCGAAGTCTACATGACCAACGAAGACCTGGCGGATTTGAACGAGCGTCAAGTCGCGGCGGGACAACCGCCCTACAAGAACACTCGCAACGTCACCGCCGGCACCATTCGTTTGCTCGACCCGGCCATCGCCGCTCAACGTAACTTGAGGTTCTTTTGCCACGGCGTGGGCGAAATCGACGGGCTTCAGTCCAGCGACCACATGTCATTCTTAAACGAAGTCGGTGAGCTGGGCATCCCGCCCACACCCAACGTGCAACTGCTGGCAGATTCCAAGGCGGCACTGGACGCAGTGGCAAAGCTTGAGCTGGAAATGCCCGACCTGCCCTTTGAAGTCGACGGGATCGTATTCAAGGTCAATGACTTTGCTCAACGAGAACGACTGGGCATGCGAAGCAAGAGTCCCCGCTGGTTGATCGCCTACAAATTCGAACGCTACGAAGCCACAACGACCCTGGAACACATCAGCGTCCAAGTCGGCAAGACGGGCACGGTCACTCCCGTCGCGCACCTGACTCCCGTCGACATTGCCGAAACGACTGTCTCTCGCGCATCGCTGCACAACGCCGATGAAATTCAGCGTCTGGACGTCCGTGTCGGAGATGTGGTCGTGGTGGAAAAAGCGGGCAAGATCATCCCCAAAGTCGTGCGTGTCGAAAAGCACCTTCGCAAAACCGAACTGGAGCCCTTTCGCTTCCCCACTCATTGTCCCGAATGCGACACGCCGCTGTCGCGTGACGAAGGAGGCGTTTACATCCGTTGCTCCAACCCAAGTTGCCCGGCGCAATTGCGTCAGCGGTTGATCTATTTCGGCAGTCGACCCGGAATGGATGTCGATGGTCTTGGCGAAGAGTTCGTGGACTTGCTGATCCAGCGAGATTTGGTCAGCAACTATGCCGACCTGTATCGCTTAAGCGTCGATCAAGTCGCCCAGTTGGACTGGCTGAAGCAACGCAAGGGCAAGGACGGTGCAATGGTCGACGTGAAGGTCGGCGAAAAGAATGCAGCCAACTTGATCAACGGGATCGAGGCCAGTCGAAAACGCGGCCTCGCACGTGTGCTTTCATCCATTTCCATCCGCCACGTCGGTCCGCGTGTCGCCCGGATCATCACGGGCAAGTACGAGACGCTGGAAAAGCTTCGCGGTGCATCAGTGGAGGACTTGGCCGGCATCCATGAGATCGGCGATGCGATCGCGAAAAGCCTGCATGAGTTTCTGCACAGCGATTACGGGCGAGAAACGCTCGACCAATTGGCCGAGGTCGGAGTCGAACTGTTTGATCCGGAAACACCTCAAGACGCGACCGGTGGTCCCCTGTCGGGCAAGTCCGTGGTCGTTACCGGAACACTGCAGCACTACAAACGCGACGAGATCAAAGCCCTGATCGAAAAACTCGGCGGACGCGCCTCCGGCAGCATCAGTAAGAATACGGACTTCCTCGTCGCCGGAGAAAAAGCAGGCAGCAAACTGGACAAAGCCAACCAGTTGGGCGTCCAAGTTCTCACTGAAACTGAGTTTCAGCAATTGGTCGACGAAAGTACGTCGGACTTGCAAGGTTAA
- a CDS encoding caspase family protein has product MSVPIVALIVGIDHWLKEDLHKLKGAVNDARLMQRVLQDRFGATDENVRMLLNEEATREGITKAFQEHLIDRAKSWRDANSGEPSPAFVFFYAGHGSRATDPTGTQPDGKDETIVPYDSRVGEVFDVKDWEIGGWLDQLTQYTDNVTVIMDCCNSGSGTRDIDEPGTARVCEADERPQPTGRPISDQPKTESVSVDVDNDNEIDDEHATTRGSSDDQPATGSGSGSIDRYVAFAACRSYEAAKEYTVKKEESKFEDKRRYKQGAFTWLLAKEMMKLPPDEKITYQELFERVRYQVHRMYRSQMPQCEGDRNRLLFGGVRVTRDPMVTVIESGKNGIWIDVGAAHGYSVGAKFNVYPENTRTVDANTLPIATMTVAATQAVRSLCTSDDDRQIPELSRAVIIGSPSSLSPSNVFIEADDEFVQSEITDRLAQQDIAGYITITDDKDNSDFRIGVSKDGDNVTLRDRAGKLLVTPTSVDELDLLAADLSGLCRYHNVLQLENRSTETHLQGKVTVEIHAIDDDPTAIVPNATMGAEDDKNNGRRVLGIKPIEKTVDGIPIVPIDAPIAIGITNHSDEPLYCEVISFGYDYAIVPLISLTSGGSLKRVMPGGTIWLGRDENGLKLKFRWPKDPDAKKYFVEGREFLKVIATKDEPNYLMLQQNGLRVPYQKEEGTRASGGSDLDQLFNQAMAGSRALGLEAEKTIKHDWTTSDLEYLIVRPDDQRSQSIPAGKSTDLDQFDITVTTPKSLSCEIKVLTEQETTRSTQAESISRPTAMVWNTDTLMPVTVTTRSSTAPEGVAIEINADASDLDSLSPDSPLTLELNGEEDTEGTLMAVAWDGQTAIPVAVSKDNRLEISWLPHTAVPAAGSADQDESQETTRSLLRTIKLYLFRSVKIPSPELGLHHVRFVPTERVATEPLRTQERTESISSGEVRYRPVTAQQPQSGQRVAVLVHGFASDSKTILTELSILIGPQLSRYDHVLAFDYESYNTPISENGKTLAEQLTEAGMNADDGIELDVFATSMGALVARSMVEQHGGGAFVDRCFLAGPPSAGSPAIRAKMAVPLLAATIVNLACPAIVNSFLNAGIRKIERDAVGLNDMSPGSDFLKALHKAGKPDSTRYCILAGNFDPSRMANPWTRLLATTADVALNLFFADNHDLMASTSSITTVNGKNIEIATVPCHHFQYFQTPECGSKLESWLGM; this is encoded by the coding sequence ATGTCTGTACCCATCGTCGCCCTAATTGTCGGCATCGATCATTGGCTCAAAGAAGACCTGCACAAACTCAAAGGCGCCGTCAATGACGCCCGGTTGATGCAGCGTGTCCTGCAAGATCGCTTCGGGGCGACCGATGAAAACGTCCGCATGTTGCTCAATGAAGAGGCAACGCGAGAGGGAATCACGAAAGCCTTTCAAGAACACTTGATCGATCGAGCCAAATCTTGGAGGGACGCCAATTCTGGGGAACCGTCACCCGCGTTCGTTTTCTTTTACGCCGGTCACGGTAGCCGAGCGACCGACCCGACGGGGACGCAACCCGATGGCAAAGACGAAACCATCGTTCCCTACGATAGCCGTGTCGGCGAGGTCTTTGACGTCAAGGACTGGGAGATCGGTGGATGGCTCGATCAACTGACTCAGTACACCGACAACGTCACCGTGATCATGGACTGCTGCAACTCCGGCAGCGGGACTCGTGACATCGATGAACCGGGCACGGCACGGGTTTGCGAAGCCGACGAGCGTCCTCAGCCGACCGGCCGACCGATCAGCGACCAGCCCAAAACCGAATCGGTCTCTGTCGACGTGGATAACGACAACGAAATAGACGACGAGCACGCAACGACTCGTGGTTCATCAGATGATCAGCCCGCCACAGGCAGTGGATCAGGTTCGATCGATCGATACGTCGCCTTTGCCGCCTGCCGCAGCTATGAAGCGGCCAAGGAGTACACGGTCAAGAAAGAGGAGAGCAAATTCGAAGACAAACGTCGCTACAAGCAGGGCGCGTTCACTTGGCTGTTGGCCAAAGAGATGATGAAGCTGCCACCGGACGAAAAGATCACCTATCAAGAACTGTTCGAACGGGTTCGATACCAAGTCCATCGCATGTATCGATCTCAGATGCCGCAGTGCGAAGGCGACCGCAATCGGCTGCTCTTCGGCGGCGTCCGCGTCACCCGTGACCCCATGGTGACCGTCATCGAATCGGGCAAGAACGGTATTTGGATCGACGTGGGTGCCGCCCACGGTTATAGCGTGGGTGCAAAGTTCAACGTCTACCCAGAGAACACGCGAACGGTTGACGCAAATACTCTTCCGATCGCGACCATGACGGTGGCGGCGACCCAAGCCGTTCGCAGTCTGTGCACCAGCGACGATGACCGCCAGATTCCGGAACTCTCTCGCGCAGTCATCATCGGATCGCCATCGTCGCTGTCCCCCAGCAACGTGTTCATCGAGGCCGACGATGAATTCGTGCAATCGGAGATCACCGATCGCTTGGCTCAGCAGGACATCGCGGGTTACATCACGATCACTGACGACAAAGACAACTCGGACTTTCGCATCGGTGTGTCCAAAGACGGCGACAACGTCACCCTGCGTGATCGAGCCGGCAAGCTCTTGGTCACGCCGACCAGTGTCGACGAACTGGATCTGTTGGCCGCTGATCTGTCAGGTCTGTGCCGCTATCACAATGTGTTGCAACTGGAGAACCGTTCCACCGAGACCCATTTGCAAGGCAAGGTCACCGTCGAGATCCATGCGATCGACGACGACCCCACTGCGATCGTGCCCAATGCGACCATGGGCGCGGAGGACGACAAGAACAACGGACGTCGCGTGCTGGGCATCAAGCCCATCGAAAAGACCGTCGACGGGATACCCATCGTTCCGATCGATGCCCCCATCGCGATCGGCATCACCAATCACTCCGATGAACCGCTGTACTGTGAAGTCATCAGTTTTGGCTACGACTATGCCATCGTTCCGTTGATCAGTTTGACCAGCGGCGGATCACTCAAGCGTGTCATGCCCGGCGGAACCATCTGGCTGGGGCGAGACGAAAATGGACTGAAACTCAAGTTCCGCTGGCCCAAGGACCCTGACGCCAAGAAATACTTTGTCGAGGGTCGCGAGTTTCTCAAGGTCATCGCGACCAAGGATGAACCCAACTACCTGATGCTGCAACAAAACGGACTCAGAGTTCCCTACCAGAAGGAAGAAGGCACACGAGCCAGCGGCGGTTCTGATCTTGATCAACTGTTCAATCAAGCCATGGCGGGTTCTCGGGCGCTCGGCCTGGAAGCGGAAAAGACGATCAAGCACGACTGGACCACGAGCGACCTGGAGTATTTGATCGTTCGACCGGATGACCAACGCAGTCAATCCATCCCGGCAGGCAAGAGTACGGACCTGGATCAGTTTGACATCACCGTCACAACACCCAAGAGCCTGTCCTGTGAAATCAAAGTCCTGACCGAGCAGGAGACCACACGATCGACGCAAGCGGAATCGATTAGTCGCCCGACCGCAATGGTGTGGAACACCGACACCCTCATGCCGGTCACCGTGACCACCCGCAGCAGCACCGCTCCCGAGGGCGTCGCCATCGAGATCAACGCGGACGCGTCGGACTTGGACTCGCTGTCACCCGATTCGCCGCTGACGTTGGAACTCAACGGAGAGGAAGACACAGAGGGCACACTGATGGCCGTCGCATGGGATGGCCAAACAGCCATCCCCGTTGCGGTTTCGAAAGATAATCGACTGGAGATCTCGTGGTTGCCACATACCGCGGTGCCCGCGGCAGGCTCTGCCGATCAAGATGAGTCCCAGGAAACCACTCGCAGTTTGCTGCGGACGATCAAATTGTATTTGTTCCGGAGTGTCAAAATCCCGTCGCCTGAACTAGGACTCCATCATGTTCGATTCGTCCCGACCGAGCGAGTTGCAACGGAGCCCTTGAGGACTCAAGAACGCACCGAGTCGATCTCCTCAGGGGAGGTTCGCTATCGCCCCGTCACTGCCCAGCAGCCACAGTCGGGGCAACGCGTTGCTGTTCTGGTTCACGGTTTTGCATCTGACAGCAAGACAATCCTGACAGAGCTATCTATTCTGATTGGTCCCCAGTTGTCTCGGTACGATCACGTGTTGGCATTCGATTACGAAAGCTACAACACGCCAATTTCCGAAAACGGAAAGACGCTGGCGGAGCAATTGACCGAAGCGGGGATGAACGCCGATGACGGGATCGAACTCGATGTCTTTGCGACTTCCATGGGTGCCTTGGTCGCCAGATCGATGGTCGAGCAACATGGCGGTGGTGCCTTTGTCGATCGCTGTTTCTTGGCGGGGCCGCCCTCTGCTGGCAGTCCTGCGATCCGCGCCAAGATGGCGGTGCCGCTGTTGGCCGCCACGATTGTCAACTTGGCCTGCCCTGCGATCGTCAACAGCTTTCTCAACGCAGGCATTCGCAAAATCGAGCGAGACGCGGTCGGGCTGAACGACATGTCACCCGGGTCCGATTTCCTCAAGGCACTGCACAAGGCTGGCAAACCGGATTCCACTCGTTACTGCATTCTGGCCGGCAATTTTGACCCGTCGCGGATGGCCAACCCCTGGACTCGGTTGCTGGCGACCACGGCCGACGTGGCTCTGAACCTATTTTTTGCCGACAATCACGACCTGATGGCGAGCACCAGCAGCATCACGACCGTCAACGGCAAGAATATCGAGATCGCGACGGTGCCCTGTCATCATTTTCAGTATTTTCAGACTCCAGAGTGCGGCAGTAAGCTGGAATCCTGGCTCGGAATGTGA
- a CDS encoding PEP-CTERM sorting domain-containing protein (PEP-CTERM proteins occur, often in large numbers, in the proteomes of bacteria that also encode an exosortase, a predicted intramembrane cysteine proteinase. The presence of a PEP-CTERM domain at a protein's C-terminus predicts cleavage within the sorting domain, followed by covalent anchoring to some some component of the (usually Gram-negative) cell surface. Many PEP-CTERM proteins exhibit an unusual sequence composition that includes large numbers of potential glycosylation sites. Expression of one such protein has been shown restore the ability of a bacterium to form floc, a type of biofilm.), translating to MLRIQIPLAVLVLTLVSAISPPAYGGIVLDYSNDQANGDFFGNNPTAKNALEAAVADINAVLNLNLGAITNDVATGTSGGGSTELNFDFRYSYTNPSTGASVNIADTTLPANEIRIFVGARNLGGTTLGQGGPTGSGINISGFVGGGDAADAVADAMTNYHHRRGDGPVISNFSGSVAGAAYSFDMGPTIGNLWFDQDTDNDGNADDSALLNANWHFDHTTSVATGKSDFYSVALHETMHAIGVGVSDSWDSLVSGTDWTGAEVIALNGTGTGIIDGGGGHFAENLMSISVVDGSAQEVAMDPNITDGTRKYLTLLDIAVLRDIGYSNASAVPEPSSLAAICLLAGSLSLRRRRRATA from the coding sequence ATGTTACGCATCCAGATCCCACTCGCTGTCTTGGTTTTGACCTTGGTATCAGCGATCTCCCCGCCGGCGTACGGCGGAATCGTGCTGGACTACAGCAACGACCAAGCCAATGGGGACTTCTTTGGCAACAACCCAACCGCCAAGAATGCGTTGGAAGCCGCCGTGGCGGACATCAACGCTGTCCTGAATCTCAACCTCGGCGCGATCACCAATGACGTGGCCACTGGCACCAGCGGCGGTGGGTCGACGGAACTCAACTTTGATTTCAGGTATTCGTACACCAACCCGTCCACCGGAGCATCGGTAAACATCGCGGATACCACGTTGCCCGCCAACGAGATTCGCATCTTTGTTGGTGCTCGTAACCTGGGAGGGACGACGTTGGGTCAAGGTGGGCCGACGGGTTCGGGTATCAACATCTCGGGATTTGTTGGTGGCGGCGACGCCGCCGATGCGGTGGCTGACGCGATGACAAACTACCACCACCGAAGAGGCGACGGTCCGGTCATCTCGAATTTCAGTGGTTCGGTTGCCGGTGCCGCCTACTCATTCGACATGGGGCCCACGATCGGAAACCTGTGGTTCGACCAAGACACAGACAACGATGGCAACGCGGATGACTCCGCGTTGCTCAATGCCAACTGGCATTTCGATCACACCACCAGTGTCGCTACCGGCAAGAGCGACTTTTACTCCGTCGCGTTGCACGAGACGATGCACGCAATCGGTGTGGGGGTCTCAGACAGTTGGGATTCGCTCGTTTCGGGAACCGATTGGACGGGTGCCGAAGTCATCGCCCTCAACGGCACAGGCACCGGAATCATCGACGGCGGAGGAGGACACTTTGCCGAAAATCTGATGAGCATTTCCGTCGTGGACGGTTCGGCACAAGAAGTAGCGATGGATCCCAACATCACCGACGGTACCCGCAAGTATCTCACGCTGCTGGACATCGCCGTGCTCCGCGATATCGGCTATTCCAACGCTTCGGCCGTGCCCGAGCCATCAAGTCTTGCCGCGATTTGCCTGCTGGCCGGTTCCCTGTCGTTGCGACGAAGGCGGCGAGCGACCGCCTGA
- a CDS encoding polysaccharide biosynthesis tyrosine autokinase, with translation MAPTNSQNPNNNPRRRSAKTTSENADSLDVLETITRQRWLLAFFAMLGLVVGVAYSLNAQIWYKSNAKVLIAEKTAGLGEGSATGQGMVEEDTLANHMELIASRMIVGDALQETQVPGQDYSLMELPSIKAQLSDTEDAIDYVIDHLELVKGGEGSAKTARSLNVSFKHTEPDDAQLVLTAVMKRYEQFIIDQVEQVMGRANELVQTAKSEVEAELNAAEQEHLASRKAAPLFFQGTGSSNVYQDRYRRLQEELLDLDIKESTLRTRMERVQATLEDMDTSTDPVDHLDKLALIDSESLERLGLFAGLQMNSSNTAEFKAAMPAKMEEARTQITGLLRLNSEKQRLTAVFGPGHPKVQELENEIQLVKQFLQDNEELTNVSTGFSDTMLTPESLLKAYIGFVNHDIAALGERRKELIFLSEDAETKAKELIDYELQDMVMLKKIDRQEALFEGVVSQLRDLDTASGLSGYLYEFLELPRIGRKVWPSLPICGLGGLMLGLATGVFLAFANEIRDGRFRTAAELDEAIGLPSLGRVGKLNSIDMGIRGLVSAELSPDAEAFRLGRTVLLPEIRSGKLQTIGFTSPMQGDGKSTVTSNFAVSFAQLGLKTVVVDADLRRPSIHRYFSVSKTGGLCDVLEGRLQLADVIKDTDAEKVSVITAGSSSKMPAELLQMEKLDELLEELKQQFDVVLVDLPPVLAVSDPVVVMPRLDGGVLVIRVARVRRDEVINTMRRIRSSGGNFVGCMLNALGAGANFDGAGGYYGYYRSDYTRKKKNGRAEAARPIGSLPAAAKTENESDA, from the coding sequence ATGGCACCGACAAACAGCCAAAACCCAAACAACAATCCGCGCCGACGCTCCGCCAAAACGACGTCCGAAAACGCGGACTCACTGGACGTCTTGGAAACCATCACCAGGCAACGATGGCTGCTCGCGTTCTTTGCCATGCTGGGCTTGGTCGTCGGCGTTGCCTACTCGCTCAATGCACAGATTTGGTACAAGTCCAACGCAAAGGTCTTGATCGCGGAGAAGACCGCCGGACTGGGTGAAGGCAGCGCCACCGGTCAAGGCATGGTGGAAGAGGACACGCTGGCCAACCACATGGAACTGATCGCCAGTCGGATGATCGTCGGCGATGCGTTGCAAGAGACTCAAGTTCCTGGCCAAGACTACTCGCTGATGGAACTGCCGTCGATCAAGGCTCAGCTGAGCGACACCGAAGACGCAATCGATTACGTCATCGATCACTTGGAGTTGGTCAAGGGCGGTGAAGGTTCTGCGAAGACCGCACGCAGTCTCAACGTCAGCTTCAAACATACCGAGCCGGATGATGCTCAGTTGGTTCTGACGGCCGTGATGAAACGCTATGAGCAATTCATCATCGACCAAGTCGAGCAGGTGATGGGCCGCGCCAACGAGTTGGTACAGACAGCAAAGTCAGAGGTCGAAGCCGAGCTCAATGCCGCAGAACAGGAACACTTGGCCTCTCGCAAAGCCGCCCCGCTGTTCTTTCAAGGCACCGGCAGCAGCAACGTCTATCAAGATCGTTACCGTCGACTGCAAGAAGAACTGCTGGATCTGGACATCAAGGAGTCAACACTGCGTACCCGCATGGAGCGAGTGCAGGCGACCCTGGAGGATATGGACACCTCCACCGATCCCGTCGATCACTTGGACAAACTCGCGTTGATCGACAGCGAAAGCCTGGAACGGCTGGGATTGTTTGCCGGACTACAAATGAATTCCTCCAACACGGCTGAATTCAAGGCTGCGATGCCGGCCAAGATGGAGGAAGCCCGTACACAGATCACAGGCCTGTTGCGACTGAACAGCGAAAAACAACGCTTGACCGCTGTCTTCGGTCCCGGACACCCAAAAGTCCAAGAGCTCGAAAATGAGATCCAACTCGTCAAACAGTTCTTGCAAGACAACGAAGAACTCACCAACGTCTCGACCGGATTCTCTGACACCATGCTGACTCCGGAAAGCCTGTTGAAGGCTTACATCGGGTTCGTCAATCATGATATCGCAGCTCTGGGTGAACGCCGCAAGGAACTGATCTTCCTCAGCGAAGACGCGGAAACGAAGGCGAAGGAATTGATCGACTATGAACTGCAGGACATGGTGATGCTGAAGAAGATCGATCGCCAAGAAGCTCTTTTCGAAGGCGTCGTGAGCCAACTGCGCGACCTCGATACCGCCAGCGGATTGAGCGGCTATCTGTACGAGTTTTTGGAATTGCCACGTATCGGCCGCAAGGTCTGGCCGAGCCTGCCGATCTGTGGCCTGGGCGGCTTGATGCTCGGGCTGGCCACCGGCGTCTTCCTTGCGTTTGCCAACGAGATTCGCGACGGACGATTCCGGACGGCTGCCGAGTTGGACGAAGCGATCGGACTGCCCAGCTTGGGGCGAGTCGGAAAACTCAACTCGATCGACATGGGAATCCGTGGTCTTGTTTCCGCCGAACTGTCGCCCGATGCGGAAGCGTTCCGGTTGGGGCGTACCGTTCTGTTGCCCGAGATTCGTTCCGGAAAGCTGCAAACGATCGGTTTCACCAGCCCGATGCAGGGAGACGGAAAATCGACCGTCACATCGAACTTTGCCGTGTCATTTGCCCAACTCGGTTTGAAAACCGTCGTGGTCGACGCCGACTTGCGACGCCCCAGCATTCACCGCTACTTCAGCGTCTCCAAGACCGGCGGCCTGTGCGATGTGCTGGAGGGCCGACTGCAACTCGCCGATGTCATCAAAGATACCGATGCGGAAAAAGTGTCGGTTATCACCGCCGGCTCGTCGTCCAAGATGCCCGCAGAACTTCTGCAAATGGAGAAACTGGACGAACTGCTGGAAGAATTGAAGCAACAATTCGATGTCGTCCTGGTCGACTTGCCACCCGTGCTGGCCGTCTCCGATCCGGTGGTCGTCATGCCACGACTCGATGGCGGCGTCTTGGTCATTCGCGTCGCTCGTGTTCGTCGCGATGAGGTCATCAACACCATGCGACGCATCCGCAGCTCCGGTGGCAACTTCGTCGGCTGCATGCTCAATGCTCTGGGTGCCGGTGCCAACTTCGACGGCGCCGGAGGCTACTACGGTTACTACCGCAGCGACTACACCCGCAAAAAGAAAAACGGCCGGGCAGAAGCCGCCCGGCCGATCGGTTCGCTGCCAGCCGCAGCGAAGACGGAGAATGAATCGGACGCGTGA
- a CDS encoding polysaccharide biosynthesis/export family protein, whose product MIRKYETSTSTAAQANRVTTPVIATMMIGLLACSTGCHMVSSANHAIPAHRLDPSLFDCPREDLSPIPFAALGQQPPDEHVIGGDDTLSIYVYGVFPPDQDATPVQQRAQAINQRYYPPHGAVVGPSTGLPVRVHTDGTIDLPLIGRLNIAGLTIPQAVDKITEVYREEEVLKEGSERVTVGLLTPRVKRVVVLREDTPATNVSLVFPETNDEIHRGSGEVIDLPVYENDVLHALAATGGLPGTDAAREIYVIRREASMSPQAFNVKELNKACAQGCQSANPHVIRIPLAARACDPLTFTPADIVLNQGDVLFVPRRNEYFVTGGLLPGARIALPRDEDIDVIEAIAMSSGSPGGPLGLSGAVLANGNPGYIKEATRVMILRTLCDGRQLPIRVDLDRAMKDPKERIRILPDDVVMVYQKPSGSFLNVTMNWIGGQWIPNAFLVNAAD is encoded by the coding sequence ATGATTCGTAAATACGAAACGTCAACGAGCACGGCCGCTCAAGCGAACAGAGTCACCACTCCAGTCATCGCGACGATGATGATCGGATTGCTGGCATGTTCGACCGGCTGTCACATGGTCTCATCGGCCAACCACGCGATTCCGGCTCATCGCCTGGATCCGTCGCTGTTCGATTGTCCGCGAGAGGACCTGTCACCGATTCCGTTCGCCGCACTGGGCCAGCAACCGCCGGATGAACACGTCATCGGTGGCGACGACACGCTGTCGATCTACGTCTACGGCGTTTTCCCGCCGGACCAAGACGCGACGCCGGTTCAGCAACGGGCCCAGGCGATCAACCAGCGTTATTATCCGCCGCACGGTGCCGTGGTCGGACCGTCAACAGGTTTACCCGTCCGCGTTCACACCGACGGAACAATCGACCTGCCATTGATCGGTCGGTTGAACATCGCTGGATTGACGATTCCTCAAGCCGTCGACAAGATCACCGAGGTCTATCGTGAGGAAGAGGTTCTCAAGGAAGGTTCCGAGCGAGTCACCGTCGGACTGCTGACCCCACGAGTCAAACGCGTGGTGGTTCTACGTGAGGACACGCCCGCGACAAACGTCTCGTTGGTCTTTCCAGAAACCAATGACGAGATCCATCGTGGATCGGGTGAAGTCATCGACTTGCCCGTGTACGAAAACGACGTGTTGCACGCTTTGGCAGCCACCGGCGGCTTGCCGGGTACGGACGCGGCTCGTGAGATTTACGTGATCCGCCGTGAAGCGTCGATGAGCCCGCAAGCCTTTAACGTCAAAGAACTGAACAAGGCATGTGCTCAGGGTTGCCAGTCGGCCAATCCACACGTCATCCGTATTCCATTGGCCGCACGAGCCTGTGATCCGTTGACCTTCACACCGGCGGACATCGTGCTCAATCAAGGCGACGTGTTGTTCGTCCCTCGTCGCAACGAGTACTTCGTCACCGGGGGACTGCTGCCGGGTGCTCGCATCGCACTGCCACGCGACGAAGACATTGACGTGATCGAAGCGATCGCGATGTCGAGTGGTTCACCAGGCGGCCCATTGGGACTTTCCGGAGCCGTGCTGGCCAACGGCAACCCCGGGTACATCAAAGAAGCCACTCGGGTGATGATCCTGCGGACGCTTTGCGACGGACGCCAGTTGCCCATCCGCGTCGACCTTGATCGTGCCATGAAAGACCCCAAGGAGCGAATCCGCATCTTGCCCGATGACGTCGTCATGGTCTACCAAAAGCCGTCCGGTTCATTCTTGAACGTCACGATGAACTGGATCGGCGGCCAATGGATCCCCAACGCGTTCTTGGTCAACGCGGCCGACTGA